DNA sequence from the Vicingus serpentipes genome:
TATGCAGATCGAATTTTAGACAAAGTTGAATGGACAGTTGATAAGAATTACATCATGAAAAATGATTTAATCATCTTAGATATATTAGCAGCAAATGATTGGAAAAGACCAATTTATTTTGCAATTACTACTGGTAATGCAAGCTATATTGGCTTAACTCCATTTTTCCAATTGGAAGGATTGGCTTATCGTTTAGTTCCATACAGAGCTAATAATTTTGATGGCCAAACTGGAGAAGTTCATACAGCAATTATGCAAGAAAACTTGATGGAGAAATTCGTTTGGGGTGGAATGGAAAACGGAGACATCTATCTGGATGAAAATAACAGAAGAATGTGTATGAATTTTAGAAACAATTTTTCTCGTTTAGCTGATGATTATATAAGAAGAGGCGAAAATGATAAAGCTATTGCTGCTTTAGATTATTGTATAAAAGTAATGCCTGAAAATTTAGTAGCCTTCAATTTCTTTATGATACCAGTTGCTGAATCTTATTACAAATTAAAAGAATATGAAAAAGGTAATGCAGTTGTAAGAAGCTTAGTAAACACTTATCATGAAGATTTAAAATTCTATTTAACTCTTAGAGGAGAGCAAAGAAAATCGATTCAAAGTGAAATGGATAGAGCTAGATACATTTTACAGCAATTGATTATGTTAACAAACGATAAGTATAAAGATTCTGGTTTAGCTGAAGAAATGCAAGATCGTTTTATTGAAATAAACAGTTTAATCTTAACCGAAGGAAGCATATAATGAGAAAAATACTGAGATCAATAATAAGAGGGTTAGGATTGTACGCATTTTCAATTAAGTTAGAAAACAAAATTGTAACTGCTCTTCAAAAAAATAAACAGAAAGAACTATATAGTCAGTTTGTTAAACCAAACAGCTTATGTTTTGATGTTGGAGCGAATGTGGGTAATAGAACCGCTATTTTCTTAGAATTAGGAGCTAAAGTAGTTATGGTTGAGCCTCAAAAAGAATGTTATCAAGCTTTAAAAAAACGTTTCCCTAATTTACCTTTAATTAAAAAGGGGCTCGGCGAAAAAGAGAGTACTGAAAAATTATATGTTTCTGATGTTTCTTTGATTTCTTCGTTTTCTAAAAGTCATGTTGACCAAATGCAAGAAGACCGTTTTAAAGGTGCTAATTGGGATAAGACGGTTGATATTGAAATGACAACTTTAGACAACTTGATTAAAGAACATGGCGTTCCTGATTTTTGTAAAATAGATGTAGAAGGATATGAGTATGATGTTTTAAAAGGATTGTCTCAGCCCCTAAAATCTTTATCGATTGAATACATTGTACCAGAAAACAAAGAAGTTGTTTTAAATTGCATCCAACACCTTAACAAGCTAGGTAATATTGAGTGTAATTTATCACATGGTGAAACAATGAGTTTTCATTTAGCTAAATGGAAAAACGGACAAGAAATGATAGACTATGTTCAAAGTCAAGACTTTATAGATACATCTTACGGTGATATTTACATTAAATTTGTGTAACTTCCAGTTTGAATGAATGGAATAATAGAACGATATAAAAAGATTAGAAAAAAAGGAATGCTCGAGAAGAAATTCAAAGGCAAATATGCTTTTGTAGGAATCGGTAATCATTCTATTAATAATCTATATCCTGTTCTTAATTACTTAAATGTAGATTTAAAATATATTGTTGTAAGAAGTGAAGACACCAAACAACTTGTTGAGAATAATTTCAATAATGTTATTGCTACAAGTAACTTAGGCGAAGTCTTAAAAGACAATGAAATTAAAGGAGTTTTTGTTTCTGCTCATCCATCAGCACACTTTAGTTTGGCTAAACAAATTTTAGCAGCTAACAAAAACTTATTTATTGAAAAACCACCATGTTCATCACAAAATGAACTAAACGAATTAATTGCTGCAGAAAAAACATCATCTGCTACAGCTTTAACTGGTTTACAAAGAAGATATGCTCCTTTATTTAACATTCTTGCTAAAAAAGTAACTAATGCTAGTTATTATACATTAAAATATAAAACTGGAGGTTATCCAGAAGGAGATGAACTACTTGATTTATTTATTCATCCCTTAGATGCGCTTTTTTATTTATTTGGAGATGGTAGCGTAGAAAACATAAAAGTGGTAAAAGGTAAAGGGACAATTGTTTACTTAGCTCAAGTTCAACATCAAAATGGAATTTGTGGCACTATAGAATTTTCTACTTCTCATTCATGGACAGAAGCTCAAGATATTTTAACCGTTACTACTCCAAAAGGTGAGTACATTACAGATAATACTTCTAAGCTAGTTTTTAATAGCTCTCCAACTGTAATGATGAATATTCCTTTAGAAAAAGTAAAAGGATTTACTCCACAATCTACTACTTTATACCAACAAAATAGTTTTTTACCCGTAAAGGAGCATAATCAATTATATTCTGCTGGATACTTTAATGAATTAGAAAGCTTTTTACAAATTTGTGAAAGTGGCAATTCATCCAACAATTCTGAATTTAAAGCATTAATTCCTACTTTTAAAGCTATTGAAGCTTTAAGAAAAGCAAAAGCTTAGCTTTTTTTTATTTCTCGATATAACTTAATGCTCCTGAAGGGCATGTTGCTATTTGTTTTTTCAATTCATCAGTGGTAGCATTTTCAATTTTTAACCAAGGTCGTTCTTTCGGGTTGTATACTCTTGGTAATTGTTTTACACATTTTGCTGAATGAGAACAAATTTCTGGATTCCAAACTATTGTGATATTATCATTTGAATAGTGAATTGTTTTGCTCATTCCGTTTCTTAATTTAAATTAGTAAACCTAACATCTGTAAAAGAACCATTTTCAATTATTAGATAACCTGTTCCATACTCAGGTTCTTCCCATAAAACTCCTTCATAAACTCCACTAAAAGTTTTATCTGTAAAATTGATATCGGTGATTTTTACAAATCCTGAAGAACCACTATCGGTTATATAACTACTAGTAACTCCTCCAACATTATTCTTGTAATATGAGATAATAGCATAGGGAGCAGAACCTACTTGGTCAGCAAAAGCATATTCTTGATTTAACGTGATTTCATCCATCTGTAAGTTCCAAACATTAATTTCAATTTTTGCAAACCCAACTGTCAATCCATTATGAATTGAATCTTTAGAAGAGCTTGACTCAATATACTTATTGGTTGGTTCATTATGGTTTTGTCCATAAGATCCATCTTCAGTAGTATGCTCAATTAAAACTCCATCTCTTTCATATGAGAAATTTACTGTTGCTGTTGTGCCTCCTCCATTTCCGCCTCCAGTTGGAGGTAAAGTTGTTGGTGTTGTAGCAACTGGACTGGGGCTACTACTATCTTTAGAACATCCTATAAAAATAATTAACACTAAAAAAACAACTATTCTCACATTCATATTCATATCTAATTATTAATTAATAAGTTACAAACATAAAAAAAAATATATAAATAAAAAAGCCCCACATTTCTGTGAGGCTTTTTTTATATTAATTAAACTTATTGTTTAATAACCTTATAAGTTTTACTCGTGTTATTTTCTTTAACAACCAAGAAGTAAATTCCTTTACTCTCATTTGTTAAATCAACTTCTATGTTGTTTGCCGTAACATTATTTGCTTGCTCAACTATTCGCCCTTCAAGTGTTGTTATGGTATAACTAACAGCTTGGCTTGTATTCGCTAAGCTAATTGTAAACAATCCATTTGTTGGGTTAGGGTAAATTGAAACGACATTAGTTGCTGCTTCTTTTATTCCTACTCCTGTTATGTTTTCACAAGCTGATGTATCTACACAACTACCAACTGTAATTTCAACAGCATAATTACCATTTACTGTTGCCGTAAATGTTTGTCCTATTTCTGTTGGTATAATTGCATTTCCATTGTCACAATCTAACCATTGGTAACTTGCTCCAGTTTGATTAGCTGATAATGTTGGAGATGTATTAGTTACACTAATATCAATAGTAGATACTGTTACATTAAATGAACATACCGCAGTATTTCCACTTCCATCTGTGCTAGTGTATTCAATAGTAGTTACACCTGTTGGGAAAACCATTCCACTCGCTAATCCCGTAGCATCAGTTTGAGCAACCGTTTGAGAACAGTTGTCAGCTCCTGCTGGAGCAGTAAAGTTTACAACATCTCCTACACATGCAATAATATCTGAAGGGCATGAAATAGTTGGGGCAATAGTATCCATTACAGTAACTACTGAAACACAAGTATCAATATTACCGTTTCCATCGGTTACTGTTAACGTAACATTATTTGGACCTAAATCACTACATGTAAAGGTTGTTAAACTTGCTCCAAATGTTATCCCTGAACAATTATCAGTTGATCCACCATCTAAATCAGAGGCAACTATAGTTGCATTACCAGAACCATCTATATAAGCATTGATGTTTTGACATACTGCTGTTGGTGCTTCTAAATCCTCAATTGTTACTTGTTGATCACATGTACTACTATTTCCGTTTACATCCGTTGCAGTCCATGTTACAGTTGTTGTTCCAACTGGCAATACAGATGGAGCATCATTATAAATTGTATCTATTGCACAGTTATCAGCTGCTGAAGCCGCTCCAATACCATAAGACACTGTTACTTTAGCATAAGATTGTGGCGCCCAACTTGGGTCTGGATTTTCATCTAGAACTATACAATTTATTGTTGGGATAATTGTTAATGTATTTGAACCTCCAACAGCATATCCTGAAGGGTCTAAATTATAATTTACAACTTGATTAGAACACATTCCATCTGTACTAACGTAATCATTATTAGGGATGCTATTAAATGTTGTAGATGAAATTCCCCCTACATCATAATAGCTTTGATAAAATTCAACTTGAACATTTGAAGGGTTTATTGTTTCAAGACTGTTCCATGAGATTGAAAGTTCAACACTATCACAACTATAAGCATCGTTTCCTGTTCCATTACAATCTGGGCCATTAACACCATCTGAACTAATATCTGCCAATGAAATATAATAAACATTCTCAAATGAAGTACTTACATCAAAACCACAAGTTCCATTGTCTGCAGCTAAAGTAATATCTGTAGGACAAGTAATCATTGGAGCAATAGTATCTATTACTACAACTTGTTGCATACATGTATTACTATTCCCATTTGCATCCATTGCAGTCCATGTTACATTTGTTGTACCAACTGGCAAAATTGATGGAGCATCATTATATACAGTATCAACAGTACAATTATCAGTTACAACAGGCATAGTTAAAACACTTCCTCCACCATAAACAACGGTAACTTTTGCATAACTGTTTGGATCCCATGATAAATCTGGATTCTCATCCAAAACAATACAGTCAGTTGAAGGAGATATCGTTAAAGTATTTGAACCCCCTACTATATAACCTGTTGGATTTAAAGAATAGTTGATAATATTATTTACACAACTAAAATCAGCAGTTATATAGTCATTATTTGGCGTACCATTAAATGTTGTTGGCGAGTTAGCTCCTTCATTATAATAACTTTGATAAAACTCTATATCAACACTTAAAGGAGAAGCTGTTTCTAAACTTGTCCAAGTAAATGTCATATCTGAGCCACAACTGTAAACATCTAATGATGGGTTACAACCAGGACCTCCAGTACCATCAAAAGTCATTTGAGATAGTGGAATATAATATACATTTACAAATGAACTTGCTACTCCACAACCTCCTGCTCCTGCATATAAGGTATCAGTATCTGCACAAGTTATTGTAGGTGGTGTTACATCCATAGAACAACAGAAATTTTCTACTCCAGGACTAGCTTTTACTTCAAAAGAATTAATGATTACTCCTGTACCTGCAACACTTGCATTCCAGTTAACTCCATCGTTATTATCTGAATTTACATCACATAAAACAATAGAAGAACCTCCGCCGTCTGGCTCCCCAGCAGCTACTCCTGAAGGCCATGGTGAAGCGTCATCATAATTTACTGAATCCACTAAATTTCCTAATGCATCTTTTAGGGTAACGAACTCGCCCCCATTAGATAATCCTCCAGTAAACACTCCATCAGGTATAAATCCAAATACATTATTAAAAGCTACTGAATTTATAGCTACAACATAAAACTCTCCAGGATTTAAAGTTACACTTGGGAAAGTATAATTTCCTCCTACCAAACTATAGTTAGTTAAATCTACTGCTGCAACATCATTGTTATAAATTTCAATGAATTCTGTAGTATCTGTACCCGCTTCTGGACCATTGTACATTATTTCTGAAATAACCAAATTAGCTAATGTGTTAACAGTAATGACTGTTGATCCTTGTATTCCAGAGCCATCGTTTGATGTCGCAAATACAGTAACCGTTCCAGGACTCCCTCCTGTTAACATTCCTGTTGATGGATTAATCGTTGCTGTCCCTGTCCCATTTGTTACTGACCATGTCACGCTTCCATCAGTAGCATTTGCAGGTAATACTGTAGCTAACATTTGTAAACTACTACCCGATAGAACATTCGTTGCTCCTCCTTGCCCTTGTACTCCCATTGATGTTACTAAAACTGGGTCAACTGTAATGACTGTGGATCCTTGTATTCCAGAGCCATCGTTTGATGTCGCAAATACAGTAACCGTTCCAGGACTCCCTCCTGTTAACATTCCTGTTGATGGATTAATCGTTGCTGTCCCTGTCCCATTTGTTACTGACCAAGTTACGCTTCCATCAGTAGCATTTGCAGGTAATACTGTAGCTAACATTTGTAAACTACTACCCGATAGAACATTCGATGCTCCTCCTTGCCCTTGTACTCCCATTGATGTTACTAAAACTGGGTCAACTGTAATGACTGTGGATCCTTGTATTCCAGAGCCATCGTTTGATGTCGCAAATACAGTAACCGTTCCAGGACTCCCTCCTGTTAACATTCCTGTTGATGGATTAATCGTTGCTGTCCCTGTCCCATTTGTTACTGACCAAGTTACGCTTCCATCAGTAGCATTTGCAGGTAATACTGTAGCTAACATTTGTAAACTACTACCCGATAGAACATTCGATGCTCCTCCTTGCCCTTGTACTCCCATTGATGTTACTAAAACTGGGTCAACTGTAATGACTGTGGATCCTTGTATTCCAGAGCCATCGTTTGATGTCGCAAATACAGTAACCGTTCCAGGACTCCCTCCTGTTAACATTCCTGTTGATGGATTAATCGTTGCTGTCCCTGTCCCATTTGTTACTGACCAAGTTACGCTTCCATCAGTAGCATTTGCAGGTAATACTGTAGCTAACATTTGTAAACTACTACCCGATAGAACATTCGTTGCTCCTCCTTGCCCTTGTACTGCTATTGATGTTACTAAAACTGGAGGAATTAGACAAGTAACACTTGGTGAAAAAACTCCAGGTGAAATATCATAAGGAGTAGCATCATTACCTGACCAATTTGTATAATCATTTATTGCAGCTCTCAATGCTGTTGATGTTCCAGTTAAAGTTCCTGTATATTTTGAATTGTCTAACCCAGAATTAGTTGTTGAAGGGTTTGGATATAATGAAACACAGTTTACTCCATTTGTTAACCCAGAAGGCAATACCGAATATCCTGATGCATTATTATCGGTATTATTCCATGAAGTAGAAGCATTATAATTGGTATTATCACTACTAGAGGTAATTGCTGTGATAAAAGTCGGATTCATATCTCCAGCCGATGAGGCTTGATACATCAATATCTGATCACCATTGTTAAATTGTAAATAATTAGTAGATGGAAGTCCGGAATAAGGACCGGTAATCGTACCTGTTGATGACGCCAATGTATTTAAAGTTGCTGTCATGTAAACATGAACCACAGTACCACAGCCTGCCCCTCCGGCAGGAGCCGTCCAGGAATAATGTCCTCCTCCGTTCGAAGCAGCCCATGAACTACCACCCCATCCATCAGCTGTAAAGTATACAACTTCTCCTTCTGGTATATCGCTTAGGGTAATAAAAGTAAAATCATCTTTAACACTTGCTGAAAAATTATCAGAATTAATTCCAATAATTGCAATATCACCTGCAGCAAGAGTTCTTGTTTTATTACAACTAAATCCTTCTAAAGACCATTGAGGCGAATTTACTAATGTTCCATTTTGAGAACCATCTGTAGTTGCTATATCTGAAGTTGTAGTACCAGAACCTTCTTCAAAATCGTACATTACTATCAAATTTGCTTCTGCAGCAGAAATACATGTTTGATAGTTGTCAGAAATTTCTGTTGGTGTTCTAACATCATTCCATATTCTAAAATTATCAATAGAACAATTTGCATTTTCTGAAAAATTGTTCTGATTCGCACCTAAATACCATGCAGATGCATTCAATGGAGATCCTGTACATCCTGTAGCCCACACTTGTGTTCCATCAATATACAACAAAATTTGAGTGCCTTGTTTTACCCAAGCCATATGGTACCACGTGTTAAAAATTAAACTTGTAGAAGTATTTGTCCAGCTTGGTAAGAAGTCCGCTGAATAAATTCTGATATTATTACCACTTAGAGGATCTACAGCAATAGACATTCCATTATTAAATGTGCTTAAAAATCTTTGATAATTTGATCCTGTACCAGAACCTTCGATTCTGACATCAAATTCGATAGTAAAATCATTTAGTGATACAATAGGGTCTGTTTGAACCCAATTGTTTCCATTAAAATCAACTGCTTTTTGAGCATTAATTGTAAATGCAAATAAAGACAAAAGAATAAAAAGTAATTTCTTCATAACAAGTATTTTTTGCATAGATAAAACAATTTTTTCGGTTTCGAAAATTTGAAATAGAAAAAAAGCCTCACATTTCTGTGAGGCTTTTTTTGAATTTTTATATAATTAAACAACAAAATTCACAATCTTGTTAGGCACCACAATTACCTTTTTAGGGGTTTTTCCATCTAAGTATTTAGCCGTTTGTGCATTTGCCATTACTGCTGCTTCAACATCGTTTTTACTCATGTTGGCTGGCAACTCTAACATAAAACGCATTTTACCATTAAACGATACGGGGTATTTATGATTGCTTTCTACCAAGTATTCCTCGTTATGTTTTGGGAAAACGGCCGTTGAAATACTTTCTGTATTGCCCAATTTAGCCCACAATTCTTCTGCAATGTGAGGTGCATAAGGCGAAAGTATAATACACAAATCGCTAATTATTGCTCGTTTGTTACACTTTAAGGCAGTTAATTCATTTACACAAATCATAAAAGTAGAAACTGGTGTGTTAAACGAAAAACGCTCTATATCTTCTTTTACTTTTTTAATGGTTTTATGTAAGCTTTTCAATTCTTCTTTTGTTGGTTCTTCATCACTAATGTTAAAACCATTATCATCGTGAACCAAACGCCATAGTTTTTTTAAGAAACCATTTACACCAGTAATTCCTTGTGTATCCCAAGGTTTTGCTTGTTCTAATGGACCCAAAAACATTTCGTAACAACGTAAAGTATCAGCACCATATTTTTCTACTAAGTCATCTGGCGTTTGAACATTGTATTTCGATTTCGACATTTTATCGACCTCTCTTCCAACAATAAAATCTCCGTTATCTTCTGTTATAAATTCAGCGTTTTTATATTCTTCTCTCCAGCTTCTAAATTTGTCTAAATCTAATTTATCTCCTTCTAAAAAGTTGATATCAGTATGGACATAAGTTGTACTTAACCCTTCTTTTTTACCTTTTGATAAAAATTTTCCAGACTCTTTATCTTTATACACCAAAGCCGAATTTCCTTGAATCATTCCTTGGTTTATCATTTTTTGGAAAGGTTCTTCAAATGGGATATAACCTAAATCGTATAGAAATTTTGTCCAAAAACGCGAATACAACAAGTGCCCTGTTGCATGTTCTGCTCCACCAATGTATAAATCCACATTTTTCCAATAATCTACTTTTTCTTTGGCAACAAACTCATTATCATTTGTTGGGTCCATGTAACGTAAAAAGTACCAGCTACTTCCTGCCCAACCTGGCATAGTGTTGTATTCCATTCTGTCGCCTGGGCAAGTTACATTCCAAGCATCTTTTGTTGCTCTTGCCAAAGGTGGTTCTCCATCTTCGGTTGGCAAATATTTATCTACTTCGGGCAACTCAACTACCTCATCATTATCCAACAAATAAGGCACATCTCCTTTATAATAAACCGGAAATGGTTCTCCCCAATAACGCTGACGAGAAAAAACTGCGTTTCTTAATTTGTATTGGGTTTTTCCTTTTCCAAATCCTCTTTGTTCAATTTCGTAAATTGCCAATTTAGTGGCTTTTTTTACGGGTAAATCATTTAAAAAATCAGAGCTAGCAATCACCGCATCTTTCTCAGCATAAGCTGCTTCGCTAATGTCTTTATCTTTAAAAATGTTTTTAATTTCAATATTAAAATGTTTAGCAAAATCCCAATCACGTTGATCTCCACATGGCACTGCCATTACTGCTCCTGTTCCGTAGCCTGCCAACACATAATCGCCAATCCAAACTTGTACTTTATCTCCTGTAAAAGGATGAACAGCATAAGCCCCTGTAAATTCACCAGAAATGGTTTTTACATCACTCATTCTGTCTCTTTCCGATTTTAATGAAGCAGCTTTTTGATAAGCTTCTATCTTTTCTTTTTGCTCCGGAGTTGTAATTTTCGCTACCAATTCGTGCTCTGGTGCCAAAACCATAAACGAAACTCCAAAAATGGTATCAGGTCGAGTGGTAAAAACTTCTATTTTTTCATCATGCTCATCCACATCAAAATGTACTGCAGCTCCTTGGCTTTTTCCAATCCAGTTTCGTTGAATATCTTTAATAGAATCTGTCCAATCTAAGCCTTCTAAACCAGAAAGTAAACGCTCTGCGTAAGCAGTAATTCGCATACTCCATTGGCGCATTAATTTTTGCTCAACAGGATGTCCTCCTCTTTCTGAAACACCATCTTTAATTTCATCGTTTGCTAAAACAGTTCCAAGAGCTGGGCACCAGTTTACCCATGTGTCAGACAAATAAGCAATACGGTAATTCAATAATAGTTGCTGTTGTTCTTCTTCGCTCCAACTGTTCCAATCTGCTGCAGAAAACACCTCAACATCATCAGCAACAGCATTTACATTACCATTTCCTTCAGTTTTGAATTTCTCAATTAATGTTTCTATTTTCTCTGCTTTATCGGCATCTTTATTATACCAAGAGTTGAACAATTGCTTAAAAATCCATTGTGTCCATTTGTAATAATTAGGATCCGAAGTTCTTACTTCTCTGTCCCAATCAAACGAAAATCCAATTTTATCCAATTGATTTCTATATCCGGGAATTACATTTCCATCCTTGTCTGTTCCTCCTTCAATATTTGTTTTTGTAGTAATTGCTGGATGCTGTCCAGTTTGTATCGCATACTGTTCGGCAGGCAAACCAAACGAATCGTATCCCATTGGATGCAACACATTAAAACCACACAATCTTTTGTAACGAGCATAAACATCTGAAGCAATATAACCTAGTGGATGACCAACGTGCAACCCTGCTCCCGAAGGGTAAGGAAACATGTCTAACACATAAAATTTAGGTTTTACACTATTGTCTTCTGCTGCAAAAGTTTTGTTTTCTGCCCAATACTTTTGCCAGTTCTTTTCTATCTCGTTATATTGATATTGCATCGTTAATAAGTCTTAAAATAAGCAGCGAAATTAACAATATTTAAGAGTAATTTTGAACAATTAAATTGCTAATCAGTCAGTTTAGTGTTAGTTTAGCACTCTATTGGCAACATCAAAATAGGATTAAAAATTAATGGCAAGTAACGACAAACATACAGCGCGAAGGTTGAGAACAAACTACTTAACTACCATTATCAGTATTTCTTTGGTTTTATTTATGTTGGGAATTTTGGGGCTAATTATTTTAAATGCTCAACAAATTTCTAATCATGTAAAAGAAAATATTGGCTTCTCAATTATTTTAAAAGATGGAATAAAAGATGTTGATATCAATCAAATTCAAAAATCGTTAGATGCTGAATCGTTTGTAAAAACAACTCATTATATTCATCCCGATACGGCTGCGGCTCAATTACAAAAAGAATTAGGTGAAGATTTTATCGACTTTTTAGGTTTTAATCCGCTTTTACCGTCTATTGATGTGAAATTGAATGCTGATTATGCAAATACGGATAGCCTAACTGTAATTGAAGCCTCATTATTACAAAATGCAAAAATTAAAGAAGTGTTTTACCAAAAAGATTTAGTGAGTTTAATTAACGAAAACGTAAAGAAAATTAGTTTTTACCTACTTGGTTTTAGTGGCTTACTTTTAATTATAGCAGTAGCTTTAATCAACAACACCATTCGTTTATCCATTTATTCTAAACGATTTGTAATTAAAACCATGCAATTGGTTGGAGCTAAACATTCATTTATTCGCCGCCCATTTGTATTGGCAGGTATTGGCAATGGAATTGCAAGTGCGTTTTTAGCCATTGGTTTAATTGTTACTTTTTTATATTATTTACAAAAACAAATGCCCGAATTAATCGACTTTAAAAACATTGAACTTTATGGAGCTTTATTTTTAGTGATGGTTATTTTAGGAATAATATTATCATGGATTTCTACTAACTTAGCCGTACGTAAGTATCTAAGAATGGACTCAGGAAATTTATATTAAAACAAAAATTATGAGCGACGAATCAAATAAAGATTTTGCTTTTGGCAAAGAAAACTACATACTAGTTGCAGCTGGAACAGTTTTAGCAATTTTAGGCTACATCTTAATGTCTGGTGGTGGTTCTGACGACCCTGCAGTATTTAGCGAAGAGCTTTTTAGTTTTAGAAGAATGTATATTTCTCCAATTATGATTATTGTCGGTTTAGCAATAGTTGGTTGGGGAATCATGAAAAAAGTTAAAGACTAATTTCACTTTCCTTCTATGTCGATTTTTGAAGCTATTATTTTAGGAATAATACAAGGCCTAACTGAATTTTTACCTGTAAGTAGTAGTGGCCATTTAGAATTAGCCAAAGTAATTTTAGGCGATAATTCCCTTCCAGAAGAAAGCATGCTAATGACCGTTGTTTTGCATGGAGCAACTGCATTAAGCACTATCGTTGTTTTTAGAAAAGATATTGTTGAGATAGTGAAAGGACTTTTTCAATTTAAAAACAATGAAGAGTTTAAGTTTTCTTCAAACATTGTTCTTTCTATGATTCCTGCAGCTATTGTGGGAGTTTTATTTAATGACGAAATTGAAGCCTTTTTTGGAGGTAAAGTTTTATTAGTTGGCTCTATGCTTATTCTTACTGCTATCCTTTTAATATTTGCCGATAAAGCAAAAAATACAGACAAAAAAGTAGGTGCTATTCAAGCAATTATTATTGGTATTTCTCAAGCAATTGCTATTCTTCCCGGAATATCACGCTCAGGGGCAACTATTTCAACCACCGTTTTATTAGGGATTGACAGAGAAAAAGCAGCACGCTTTTCTTTTTTAATGGTTGTTCCTCTTATTTTAGGTAAAATGGCAAAAGACATTTTAGATGGAGCTTTTGAAACGATTGGTGGATCAATGGTAAATTATGGTGTAGGATTTATTGCCGCATTCGTAACCGGAATTCTAGCCTGCACTTGGATGATTAAATTGGTTAAGAAAAGTAAGCTAAAATACTTTGCTTTTTATTGCTTTATTGTAGGTGCTATAGCTATTGTTTATTCTCTTGTTTAATGTCAAATCAGGCAGAAAAATTTCAACAAGGTCAA
Encoded proteins:
- a CDS encoding FkbM family methyltransferase; amino-acid sequence: MRKILRSIIRGLGLYAFSIKLENKIVTALQKNKQKELYSQFVKPNSLCFDVGANVGNRTAIFLELGAKVVMVEPQKECYQALKKRFPNLPLIKKGLGEKESTEKLYVSDVSLISSFSKSHVDQMQEDRFKGANWDKTVDIEMTTLDNLIKEHGVPDFCKIDVEGYEYDVLKGLSQPLKSLSIEYIVPENKEVVLNCIQHLNKLGNIECNLSHGETMSFHLAKWKNGQEMIDYVQSQDFIDTSYGDIYIKFV
- a CDS encoding Gfo/Idh/MocA family protein, translating into MNGIIERYKKIRKKGMLEKKFKGKYAFVGIGNHSINNLYPVLNYLNVDLKYIVVRSEDTKQLVENNFNNVIATSNLGEVLKDNEIKGVFVSAHPSAHFSLAKQILAANKNLFIEKPPCSSQNELNELIAAEKTSSATALTGLQRRYAPLFNILAKKVTNASYYTLKYKTGGYPEGDELLDLFIHPLDALFYLFGDGSVENIKVVKGKGTIVYLAQVQHQNGICGTIEFSTSHSWTEAQDILTVTTPKGEYITDNTSKLVFNSSPTVMMNIPLEKVKGFTPQSTTLYQQNSFLPVKEHNQLYSAGYFNELESFLQICESGNSSNNSEFKALIPTFKAIEALRKAKA
- a CDS encoding (4Fe-4S)-binding protein; amino-acid sequence: MSKTIHYSNDNITIVWNPEICSHSAKCVKQLPRVYNPKERPWLKIENATTDELKKQIATCPSGALSYIEK